The proteins below come from a single Acidobacteriota bacterium genomic window:
- a CDS encoding DUF4190 domain-containing protein: MKKCPTCEKTFEDSMRFCQVDGTPLIEDAPAFDPYATIVARPIPAEPVVEPVPEPDELVAETAPDPAIHHTVGSIPIGEPDDVLDLPSSDPLKTMYVSEAEMQSALSNADIMEIPPIEEVSQPAPPSFIAPEPAPSLDPPPSPFEPAPPPSPFAAESIPSEAEPPVFQEPAAAPSTFEEPAQINFDEAATMIQPSFQSPFDQPAPPTSPFEPAPAAAPIEQWTPPPAPEASWQNQEIGSNTPFQPPPTGAAGQNKTLAIVSLVLGILSFLCCSSLFVVGVAAVITGFMARGKASSNPNEFGGGGLALAGIILGGLSLLIGGAYWILVLSGAVSIPNF, from the coding sequence ATGAAAAAGTGCCCGACTTGCGAAAAGACATTTGAAGATTCGATGCGGTTTTGCCAGGTGGACGGAACGCCCCTGATAGAGGACGCTCCGGCCTTTGATCCGTATGCGACCATAGTTGCCCGTCCGATCCCGGCGGAGCCAGTGGTCGAACCTGTACCCGAGCCCGATGAACTGGTTGCAGAAACCGCTCCGGATCCTGCGATCCACCACACGGTTGGTTCGATCCCTATTGGCGAACCCGATGATGTCTTGGACCTGCCGTCGAGCGATCCTCTTAAGACGATGTACGTCTCTGAAGCCGAGATGCAGTCGGCTTTGAGTAATGCGGACATCATGGAGATCCCGCCGATCGAGGAAGTTTCGCAGCCGGCACCGCCGAGCTTTATCGCTCCGGAACCAGCTCCGTCACTCGATCCACCGCCATCGCCTTTCGAGCCGGCACCGCCACCGTCGCCTTTTGCGGCGGAAAGTATACCGTCAGAAGCTGAGCCACCGGTTTTCCAAGAGCCCGCTGCTGCTCCGTCCACCTTCGAAGAGCCTGCACAGATCAACTTTGACGAAGCTGCGACGATGATCCAGCCGTCATTTCAGTCGCCGTTCGATCAACCGGCACCTCCGACATCGCCGTTTGAACCGGCTCCGGCCGCGGCACCCATTGAGCAGTGGACTCCGCCGCCTGCTCCTGAAGCGAGTTGGCAGAACCAGGAGATCGGATCAAATACACCTTTTCAGCCGCCTCCGACTGGTGCGGCGGGTCAGAACAAAACGCTCGCCATCGTCTCGTTAGTGCTTGGAATTTTGAGTTTCTTATGCTGCTCTAGTTTGTTCGTGGTAGGCGTGGCGGCAGTTATTACCGGTTTTATGGCCCGAGGCAAGGCTAGCAGTAATCCTAATGAGTTCGGTGGGGGCGGCCTGGCTTTAGCGGGAATTATTTTGGGAGGTTTGAGTCTCCTGATCGGTGGAGCATACTGGATACTTGTTCTTTCGGGAGCGGTTTCGATTCCTAATTTCTAA
- a CDS encoding ABC transporter permease has translation MRQLYSFYFDACAIAVKSILEHKLRAFLTLIGIIIGVAAVVVVGASISGLNAYVSTQISKVLGTNHFMIARMAFSGRMADDAFERANRRNKRPNWNEYLYIKENCTNCSEVGAQMFNSADFSENGVEMPSVSINGVTSNFEVIEDKNIIEGRFISPEEEKRASHVCVIADDVREKYFSNASALGKTIKLRGLPLTIVGVEDKRGSLPGASFNRAIYIPITLHSQIFGTGDNGLTIHGKGRSAETFDAAIDEAKLLLRNRRGLSGSDEDTFGLVNTKELGSQIDQFTGAIAAVVIPITMIILVVGGIVVMNIMLVSVTERTFEVGLRKALGATRQQILLQFLIESALLCVLGGIIGLILAVGVTELVTLLAGITMRITISYIILSVGVSSIIGGVAGLYPAWKAARLDPIVALTQN, from the coding sequence ATGAGACAGCTTTACTCATTCTATTTTGATGCCTGCGCGATCGCAGTTAAATCGATCCTCGAGCACAAGCTTCGCGCCTTCTTGACGCTGATCGGGATCATAATCGGCGTGGCGGCCGTCGTCGTCGTTGGTGCTTCGATCAGCGGATTAAATGCGTATGTTTCCACACAGATCTCTAAAGTACTGGGAACAAATCACTTCATGATCGCCCGAATGGCCTTTTCAGGACGCATGGCGGATGATGCCTTTGAACGTGCAAACCGCCGTAACAAACGTCCAAACTGGAATGAATATCTATACATAAAAGAGAATTGCACGAACTGCTCTGAAGTTGGTGCTCAGATGTTCAATAGTGCCGACTTCAGTGAAAATGGCGTCGAAATGCCCTCCGTCTCGATCAACGGGGTTACGTCAAATTTTGAGGTGATCGAGGATAAAAATATCATCGAGGGCCGGTTCATCTCCCCAGAGGAGGAGAAACGAGCGTCACACGTCTGCGTTATCGCCGACGATGTCCGTGAAAAATACTTCAGCAACGCCTCGGCACTGGGGAAAACGATAAAGCTGCGGGGCCTGCCGCTGACCATCGTTGGTGTGGAAGATAAACGCGGCAGTTTGCCCGGAGCGTCATTTAACCGTGCGATATATATACCGATCACGCTTCACTCTCAGATCTTCGGAACCGGTGATAACGGGCTGACGATCCACGGCAAAGGCCGCTCGGCCGAAACGTTTGACGCCGCCATCGATGAAGCCAAACTGCTGCTCCGCAACCGCCGCGGCCTTTCAGGCAGTGACGAGGACACGTTCGGCCTCGTCAACACAAAGGAATTGGGAAGCCAGATCGATCAATTCACCGGTGCGATCGCGGCTGTTGTCATTCCGATCACGATGATCATCCTCGTCGTCGGCGGCATCGTCGTGATGAATATCATGCTCGTCTCGGTCACCGAACGAACCTTCGAGGTCGGCCTGCGGAAGGCTTTGGGAGCAACGCGACAGCAGATATTGCTGCAATTCCTTATCGAATCCGCTCTGCTTTGCGTTCTGGGTGGAATAATCGGGCTCATTCTCGCCGTTGGCGTGACGGAACTGGTCACGCTGCTTGCGGGCATTACAATGCGGATAACGATAAGCTACATCATTTTGTCCGTCGGTGTCTCCAGCATCATCGGCGGCGTCGCCGGGCTCTATCCCGCTTGGAAGGCCGCTAGGTTGGACCCGATCGTTGCTTTGACTCAGAATTAG
- the sucD gene encoding succinate--CoA ligase subunit alpha gives MSVLVDKNTRLIVQGITGKEGTFHMLQMRDYGTNIVGGVTPGKGGSSHEGVAVFNTVADAVNETGANASVIYVPPAFAADAIMEAGDAGIPLVVCITEGIPVADMVKVKEYLRDRNTRVIGPNCPGIISPGKCKIGIMPGHIHKEGRIGVVSRSGTLTYEAVGQLTALGLGQSTAIGIGGDPIIGTNHTDALRLFQEDDETDAIVMIGEIGGTAEEDAAAYAKDHVTKPIVAFIAGQTAPPGRRMGHAGAIISGGKGTAAEKMAALTAAGIRVVQSPADIGQAIVDVLR, from the coding sequence TTGAGCGTCTTAGTCGATAAAAATACACGCCTGATCGTTCAGGGAATTACGGGTAAAGAAGGCACGTTCCACATGCTGCAAATGCGTGATTACGGCACTAATATCGTCGGCGGCGTCACGCCCGGCAAGGGCGGAAGCTCGCACGAAGGCGTTGCGGTTTTTAACACCGTCGCCGATGCGGTCAATGAAACCGGAGCGAATGCGTCGGTCATCTACGTACCGCCTGCATTTGCTGCGGACGCGATCATGGAAGCTGGCGATGCCGGAATTCCGTTGGTCGTCTGCATTACTGAGGGAATTCCGGTTGCGGATATGGTCAAGGTGAAGGAATACCTTCGCGACCGCAATACCCGCGTGATCGGCCCGAATTGCCCCGGCATTATTTCGCCCGGAAAGTGCAAGATCGGCATAATGCCCGGACATATTCATAAAGAAGGCCGCATCGGCGTCGTTTCGCGTTCGGGAACGTTAACGTATGAAGCTGTCGGCCAATTGACCGCTCTCGGACTCGGCCAGTCGACCGCCATCGGTATCGGCGGCGATCCGATCATTGGTACGAATCACACGGACGCTCTTAGGCTCTTCCAGGAGGACGATGAAACCGACGCGATCGTCATGATCGGCGAGATCGGCGGAACTGCGGAAGAAGATGCTGCGGCATACGCAAAAGATCACGTAACCAAACCGATCGTCGCCTTCATCGCCGGCCAAACCGCACCTCCGGGACGCCGCATGGGCCACGCCGGTGCGATCATCTCGGGCGGAAAGGGAACTGCGGCAGAGAAGATGGCGGCTTTGACGGCAGCCGGAATTCGCGTCGTGCAGTCGCCGGCGGATATTGGGCAGGCGATCGTTGACGTTTTGCGATAG
- a CDS encoding ABC transporter permease, with protein sequence MRFTTSLPYEVLKMAMDSIRSHKFRSALTIIGIVVGVITAIVVASILTGVRGSMVAIVEEYGTNNIYAFHLTTGFGGASRDERNRKPLTDQDAEAILAQSTAINDISLVAPRIGSFNGGFDDNLIYEGKNYRWALTDGVTPNHMELTNLVLKAGRFITEADNQQRRNVLVVGVNCVDALFPGKEDDVVGKVVRMNGETWEIIGVIEKRKAGFFGENEEDRKVFLPFRTARKVAPERKEELFVIQAKQGQLKDAVAEVEGILRQRRNVKYGEPSDFDVKTADSFIAQFDSIIGGVGLAAIAISCLGLLVGGIGVMNIMLVSVTERTKEIGIRKAIGATKSAIVLQFLLEAMTLTFFGGVIGVVIAIGISNLIMLLVPSIPAQVPAWAVIAGLGTSVGVGLIFGVLPARKASRLDPIECLRYE encoded by the coding sequence ATGCGATTTACTACATCCTTACCCTACGAAGTGCTCAAGATGGCGATGGATTCGATTCGGTCGCATAAATTCCGTTCGGCTCTGACGATCATCGGGATCGTCGTCGGTGTGATCACGGCGATCGTCGTGGCGTCGATATTGACGGGCGTTCGCGGGTCGATGGTTGCGATCGTAGAGGAATATGGCACTAACAATATCTACGCGTTTCATCTGACAACTGGATTCGGCGGAGCGAGTCGCGACGAAAGAAACCGCAAACCACTGACCGATCAAGACGCTGAAGCCATACTCGCCCAATCGACGGCGATAAATGACATCTCACTCGTCGCACCGCGCATTGGCTCGTTTAACGGCGGCTTTGACGACAATCTGATCTACGAAGGCAAGAATTACCGCTGGGCACTGACCGACGGCGTTACGCCGAATCATATGGAATTGACCAACCTAGTGTTGAAAGCCGGTCGATTCATCACCGAAGCCGACAATCAGCAACGGCGAAACGTTCTGGTCGTCGGCGTCAATTGTGTCGATGCGCTCTTCCCTGGCAAGGAAGATGATGTGGTCGGAAAAGTCGTCCGGATGAACGGCGAGACCTGGGAGATCATAGGCGTGATCGAAAAGCGAAAGGCTGGGTTTTTTGGCGAAAATGAAGAAGACCGCAAGGTCTTCCTTCCATTTCGAACCGCTAGAAAGGTCGCTCCCGAGCGTAAGGAAGAGCTTTTCGTCATTCAGGCTAAGCAAGGTCAGCTAAAGGATGCAGTTGCTGAGGTAGAAGGTATTTTAAGGCAGCGTCGGAACGTCAAGTACGGCGAACCAAGCGATTTTGATGTGAAGACGGCAGACAGCTTTATCGCACAGTTCGACAGTATCATTGGCGGTGTCGGCCTGGCAGCTATTGCCATTTCCTGTCTCGGCCTGCTGGTTGGCGGGATCGGTGTGATGAACATCATGCTCGTGTCGGTTACCGAACGAACAAAAGAGATCGGTATTCGTAAGGCTATAGGAGCAACAAAATCGGCGATCGTGCTTCAGTTCCTGCTCGAAGCAATGACGCTTACATTTTTCGGCGGGGTGATCGGCGTGGTGATCGCGATCGGTATCAGTAATCTAATAATGCTGCTAGTGCCAAGCATTCCTGCCCAGGTGCCGGCGTGGGCGGTTATCGCGGGCCTCGGAACCTCGGTTGGAGTTGGACTCATTTTTGGCGTGCTGCCTGCGCGCAAGGCTTCGAGACTCGATCCGATCGAATGCCTGCGTTACGAGTAA
- the ndk gene encoding nucleoside-diphosphate kinase, with the protein MSNLTFGIIKPDAVRAGNHGKIVDRILAAGFKIRGMKLIHQSLKQAEGFYAVHSARPFFGELTEFMSSGPCVVLALEKENAVPAWRELMGATNPAEAADGTLRKDFASSIGENAVHGSDSEENAAIEIAYFFSKLELV; encoded by the coding sequence ATGAGTAATTTAACATTTGGAATTATCAAACCCGACGCAGTTCGCGCCGGAAATCATGGCAAGATCGTTGACCGCATTTTGGCGGCTGGTTTCAAGATCCGCGGGATGAAGCTTATCCATCAGTCGCTAAAGCAGGCTGAGGGTTTTTACGCAGTTCATTCCGCACGTCCGTTCTTTGGCGAACTGACCGAATTCATGTCGAGCGGTCCGTGCGTCGTTCTCGCTCTCGAAAAAGAGAATGCGGTACCGGCCTGGCGTGAACTGATGGGAGCGACAAATCCGGCTGAAGCGGCTGACGGTACTCTGAGAAAGGACTTTGCCTCGTCAATAGGCGAGAACGCCGTTCACGGCTCGGATTCAGAAGAAAATGCGGCCATCGAGATCGCGTATTTCTTCAGCAAACTTGAATTAGTTTAA
- a CDS encoding ATP-binding cassette domain-containing protein, which produces MSLKIINLSLRVGNRWILRDIDLEAPTGKIFGICGALGSGKTSLLKAIAGHLPLSSGQIFLDSLDVTAKGKARGFDLLTDTPAILWKNIFSAKHLSQGETQRAAFENFIQSSQTVALLDDPFTQVDSDTRTSLLRDLKTWMTPTRIAIVASHSFDLLASLADAVLIIGEGYAQQTGTPKDIYERPDTALVARLTGETNLIRARRISSSDAALPEFQTLHGEYRILSQPTPKSRLGPLNKDSTLAIRPEQITMSMGTSFPEDNLLRAVVTNIEFHGAKSLIDFDAGGLTLRARVFKVVGLELGTECMLGLPPDRIVVLKD; this is translated from the coding sequence ATGTCCCTAAAGATCATAAATCTCTCGCTCCGGGTTGGGAATCGATGGATCCTAAGGGATATTGATCTGGAAGCTCCAACGGGTAAGATATTCGGTATCTGCGGAGCTTTAGGATCCGGAAAAACATCACTCTTGAAAGCGATTGCCGGACACCTTCCACTTAGCAGCGGGCAGATATTCCTCGATTCACTTGACGTTACAGCCAAAGGAAAGGCTCGCGGCTTTGACCTACTCACTGACACCCCTGCGATACTCTGGAAAAACATATTTAGTGCCAAACATCTCTCTCAGGGCGAAACGCAACGAGCTGCCTTTGAGAACTTCATTCAAAGCTCTCAAACGGTTGCCCTGCTCGATGATCCATTTACACAAGTTGACAGCGATACCCGGACCTCACTTCTGCGGGATCTAAAAACCTGGATGACGCCCACAAGGATCGCTATTGTCGCTTCCCACTCGTTCGACCTTTTGGCGTCATTGGCCGATGCGGTTCTAATTATCGGCGAGGGCTATGCTCAACAAACCGGAACGCCAAAGGATATTTATGAAAGGCCGGACACGGCGCTCGTTGCCCGTTTGACGGGCGAGACAAATTTGATTCGGGCACGTCGGATCAGTTCATCAGATGCCGCACTCCCGGAGTTTCAGACGCTGCATGGAGAATATCGCATTTTGTCGCAGCCAACCCCCAAAAGTCGACTTGGCCCTCTGAACAAGGACTCGACCCTGGCAATTCGCCCGGAGCAGATCACGATGTCCATGGGGACGTCGTTTCCCGAAGACAATTTACTGCGAGCCGTTGTGACGAACATCGAATTTCATGGAGCTAAAAGCCTGATCGATTTTGATGCAGGCGGATTGACTTTAAGAGCACGCGTCTTCAAGGTCGTCGGGCTTGAACTGGGGACCGAATGCATGCTCGGACTCCCGCCCGATCGGATCGTCGTGCTCAAGGACTGA
- a CDS encoding acyl-CoA thioesterase — translation MSFSHSFTVKDGEIDELGHVNNVAYLQWVQDIAVAHWNAAATDEHKERFIWVVVRHEIDYKRPAFAGEEVTAETWVGEWTSVTCERFTEVRRGDAALVKARTLWCMFDRQKNRPAKIGQDLIDRFI, via the coding sequence ATGAGCTTTTCACATTCGTTCACGGTGAAAGACGGCGAGATCGACGAGCTTGGACACGTGAACAACGTCGCCTATTTGCAATGGGTTCAAGACATTGCGGTCGCACATTGGAATGCTGCGGCGACAGACGAACATAAAGAGCGATTCATCTGGGTCGTCGTCAGGCACGAGATAGATTACAAACGACCGGCGTTCGCGGGGGAAGAAGTTACCGCCGAAACGTGGGTGGGCGAATGGACGTCAGTGACATGCGAGCGGTTTACTGAGGTGCGACGCGGTGACGCGGCACTCGTGAAAGCAAGGACGCTTTGGTGCATGTTCGACCGCCAAAAGAATCGGCCGGCTAAGATCGGCCAAGATCTGATAGATCGATTTATTTAA
- a CDS encoding NADH-quinone oxidoreductase subunit I, producing the protein MSIISEVLQSTVAVLKGMKRTISEIPRQKWTVQYPDVPITVQPRYRGQHLLHVDENGKEKCVACYLCAAACPSECIYIEAQDDARPYAERVGRDERYAKVYNIDYGRCIFCGFCVEACPKDAITHGYNFELSVYNRADLLKTKDDLLITKQKQSKNYRVALSGEDVDSEYKEV; encoded by the coding sequence ATGTCAATAATTTCAGAAGTACTTCAGTCAACGGTCGCGGTTCTCAAGGGTATGAAACGTACCATTTCAGAGATACCGCGTCAAAAATGGACGGTACAGTATCCTGACGTGCCTATTACCGTTCAACCGCGTTACCGAGGTCAGCACCTGCTGCACGTTGACGAGAACGGAAAAGAAAAATGCGTTGCATGCTACCTTTGTGCTGCTGCATGCCCGTCGGAATGTATCTACATAGAAGCCCAGGATGACGCTCGTCCCTACGCCGAACGTGTTGGCCGCGACGAGCGGTATGCAAAGGTCTATAACATTGATTATGGCCGCTGTATTTTCTGCGGCTTCTGCGTCGAAGCGTGCCCGAAGGACGCGATCACTCACGGCTACAATTTTGAACTTTCAGTCTACAACCGGGCCGATCTACTTAAAACAAAGGATGATCTGCTTATAACTAAGCAGAAGCAATCTAAGAATTACCGGGTCGCACTCTCAGGCGAAGATGTGGATTCTGAATATAAGGAAGTTTAG
- a CDS encoding choice-of-anchor J domain-containing protein: protein MSKNKMSKRKVTTRSLVTAVVAVLITAALASFPLFRNVQAETQAVFPGTNTGSIPDNDCTGAGRQISFAVTGISGAPTDVRVNFTGTHTWVGDIDALLIAPNGTTQAFIFTFTGNDLDPDFGDSSDLGGPYNFYDTAPNNWWAAAAAALSAQAVPAGDYRTANDTGANTLLTPAFAGVTNANGTWILKFNDCAQGDTGSISSANLTITGGVAPTPTPTPAPTATPTPVPTPVPTATPTPAPTATPTPAPTATPTPAPTATPTPAPTATPTPAPTATPTPAPTATPTPAPTPAPTATPTPAPTATPTPVPSPTPTPGPSTPINEDFANLATLLSTGGWSTFNRSVPLGASLWSQGSVGTAFPTGAHQGAPTSFVLVNFNSTTGTGTISNWLLGPNRTFRNGDTISFFTRSPSTTFPDRLQLRLSQNGNSSDVGSTATSVGDFTTLLLDINPTYGANYPTVWTQFTVTISGLSGPTSGRFAFRYFVENGGPSGANSNIIGVDTLVYTPFGSPTPTPTPVVTPTPTPTPGTGNIISYTGPSVTIPDASAAGVNVPLAVGTACTITDLNFRFDGTPSATAGDTGVGVTHSWVGDLIFKLTSPTGTAVTFYDRPGVPASTFGCSNNNLAQVILDDDGGFPALETTCNSAGSAAAFPSGSFTPNNPLSAFDGQAAAGTWTLNVSDNGAGDTGTVNRFSLVFTCAGGVTPTPTPTPAPTATPTPTPTPVPTTFLAFGSTTYKQDESQAIDITINRTGVTTGGTTAFLTMTSTRAVIGTAGCGTGADVINMTGGPINFNAGETSKTVTLGLCRDNSADTDETVNLTLTGLLPSSTAATNSAVLTINDTANQFKNSAAISIIQGTAAGLYPSPIEVTGATTNAFRIRVTLYDFYSTKPDNLDVLLVGPNGAKYALVGDVGGPVAITEAGAVTLTLADYPNAVLPDSGPLATGIFKPTTCETPVSNFPAPAPAGPYVEPGCVVARTNAQTLFGNFGGSTANGTWNLYIRDDNGVARPDAPDVVNGEVKGGWGIELLPSTAAGVEVSGRVLTPDGRGLRNATVTIIDSMGNRRTATTGSFGYYHFYDLEVGSTLVMGVNSNRYRFNSRVVQVFDSISDADFIGQE, encoded by the coding sequence ATGTCAAAAAATAAAATGTCGAAAAGGAAGGTTACAACGCGGTCTTTGGTGACTGCGGTTGTCGCCGTCCTCATAACTGCGGCGCTAGCGTCATTTCCGCTTTTTAGAAATGTCCAGGCTGAAACTCAGGCGGTATTCCCCGGTACGAACACCGGATCAATTCCTGATAATGATTGCACGGGGGCAGGCAGACAGATATCCTTTGCAGTTACCGGCATTTCAGGAGCTCCGACGGATGTTCGAGTCAATTTCACCGGCACTCATACATGGGTGGGTGACATCGATGCCTTGCTGATCGCCCCGAATGGGACGACTCAGGCATTCATCTTTACCTTCACCGGCAATGATCTCGACCCGGATTTCGGTGACAGCTCAGATCTGGGCGGGCCTTACAACTTTTACGATACGGCCCCGAATAACTGGTGGGCTGCTGCTGCGGCAGCACTTTCGGCCCAGGCAGTTCCAGCAGGCGATTACCGAACGGCTAATGACACCGGTGCGAATACCTTACTTACACCTGCATTTGCTGGAGTTACCAACGCGAACGGAACATGGATCCTAAAGTTCAACGATTGTGCTCAAGGCGATACTGGCTCGATCTCATCAGCCAATTTAACAATCACTGGTGGAGTTGCACCAACGCCAACGCCAACGCCGGCACCAACAGCGACGCCAACTCCGGTACCAACCCCGGTGCCAACAGCGACGCCGACTCCGGCACCGACTGCGACGCCGACCCCGGCTCCGACAGCGACGCCTACTCCGGCTCCGACGGCGACCCCAACTCCGGCACCGACGGCGACGCCGACTCCGGCTCCGACAGCAACACCGACGCCGGCTCCGACGGCAACGCCGACGCCAGCACCGACTCCGGCCCCGACGGCAACCCCGACTCCGGCTCCGACGGCGACGCCTACGCCGGTTCCAAGTCCAACTCCGACTCCGGGTCCGAGTACCCCGATAAACGAGGATTTTGCGAATCTGGCAACGCTTCTTTCGACGGGCGGATGGTCAACCTTCAACAGAAGCGTGCCGCTTGGTGCGTCCCTTTGGTCGCAAGGATCTGTTGGCACGGCGTTCCCGACAGGAGCCCATCAGGGTGCCCCGACGTCCTTCGTTTTGGTCAACTTTAACAGCACGACCGGCACAGGAACTATCAGTAACTGGCTGCTTGGTCCGAATAGGACATTCAGAAACGGTGATACGATATCGTTCTTCACCAGAAGTCCTAGTACAACGTTCCCGGATAGGTTGCAGTTGCGTCTGTCGCAGAACGGCAACAGTTCCGATGTTGGTTCTACAGCAACGAGCGTAGGTGATTTCACAACGCTTCTTCTGGATATTAATCCAACGTACGGAGCGAACTATCCGACCGTTTGGACGCAGTTCACCGTGACGATCTCGGGGCTTTCCGGCCCGACCAGTGGCCGCTTTGCGTTCCGTTATTTCGTAGAGAATGGCGGACCGTCAGGAGCTAACTCAAATATTATTGGTGTGGACACTTTAGTTTACACTCCATTTGGTTCACCGACGCCAACACCGACGCCGGTCGTAACACCAACACCGACGCCGACACCGGGAACCGGGAACATCATCAGTTACACGGGACCTTCCGTAACGATCCCTGATGCCTCAGCAGCAGGTGTCAATGTGCCTCTGGCAGTAGGAACGGCATGTACGATAACTGACCTGAATTTCCGGTTTGACGGTACGCCGAGTGCGACGGCTGGTGATACGGGAGTAGGCGTGACCCACTCGTGGGTCGGCGACCTTATCTTCAAGCTGACGTCACCGACGGGAACGGCGGTAACGTTCTATGATCGTCCGGGAGTTCCGGCATCGACATTCGGATGCAGCAATAACAATCTTGCTCAGGTGATCCTGGATGACGACGGCGGATTCCCGGCACTTGAGACGACATGTAATTCAGCGGGTAGTGCGGCAGCATTCCCGTCGGGATCGTTCACGCCGAACAATCCGCTGTCGGCTTTTGACGGCCAGGCTGCGGCTGGAACGTGGACGCTGAATGTCAGCGACAACGGAGCGGGCGACACTGGAACGGTGAACCGCTTCTCACTGGTCTTCACTTGTGCCGGTGGCGTAACACCAACTCCGACCCCAACGCCTGCACCAACAGCAACGCCGACGCCGACACCTACGCCGGTGCCGACAACATTTCTCGCCTTTGGCTCAACGACTTACAAGCAGGACGAGTCTCAGGCAATTGATATTACGATCAACAGAACCGGTGTGACGACAGGTGGGACGACTGCGTTCCTGACGATGACGTCCACCCGAGCGGTTATCGGAACGGCGGGTTGCGGAACCGGAGCTGATGTGATCAATATGACCGGGGGCCCAATTAACTTTAACGCCGGAGAAACGTCGAAGACAGTCACGCTAGGATTGTGCCGCGATAACAGTGCGGACACCGACGAGACCGTCAATCTGACACTCACAGGACTGTTACCATCGAGTACCGCTGCCACGAACAGTGCAGTACTGACGATCAACGACACGGCTAATCAGTTCAAGAATTCGGCTGCGATCTCGATCATTCAGGGCACGGCCGCAGGGCTGTATCCGTCGCCGATCGAGGTCACGGGAGCAACGACGAACGCGTTCCGTATCAGAGTGACGCTGTACGATTTCTACTCGACGAAGCCGGATAATTTGGACGTGCTGCTGGTTGGCCCGAACGGAGCGAAATATGCTCTGGTCGGCGATGTCGGCGGGCCTGTCGCGATCACGGAAGCCGGAGCGGTCACACTGACGCTGGCCGACTACCCGAACGCAGTGCTGCCTGACTCAGGTCCGCTTGCAACGGGTATCTTCAAGCCGACGACGTGCGAGACGCCTGTCTCGAACTTCCCGGCACCGGCACCAGCTGGGCCGTATGTCGAACCGGGATGCGTGGTTGCGAGAACGAATGCACAGACATTGTTCGGCAACTTCGGCGGATCGACGGCAAACGGTACGTGGAATCTCTACATCCGCGATGACAACGGCGTCGCACGACCGGACGCACCAGATGTCGTCAATGGTGAGGTCAAGGGCGGATGGGGAATCGAACTGCTGCCTTCGACGGCAGCGGGAGTCGAGGTCTCAGGCCGTGTCCTGACACCGGACGGCCGCGGATTGAGAAACGCCACGGTCACGATCATCGATTCGATGGGTAACCGCAGAACGGCTACAACCGGTTCGTTCGGTTACTATCACTTCTACGATCTCGAAGTTGGATCGACTTTGGTTATGGGTGTCAACTCGAACCGATATCGCTTTAACTCAAGGGTTGTACAGGTCTTCGATTCGATCAGCGATGCTGACTTCATTGGACAAGAGTGA